A window of Candidatus Latescibacterota bacterium genomic DNA:
GCGATATTTGATACAGGCCGCTGTCTGAATCTTGCCATGAATCATTGCTAAACATCATAAAATCTGCTAAAATGCCCTCGGATTCGAATCATTTCATAATTCCAAAAAAAGGGAGCACCGCCATGGCATCCAGACGGCTGATTACTTCCGTTCTGCTTTTCGTGTCGATCTTTGTATTCACCCTGTCCGTCTCGGCGGCATGGGTCGATAACGGGGTCCGGATCACTGATGGAGAAGAAGCCGAGCTTGAACCACGTATCACCACGGACGGCGCCGGTGGAGCTTACATCGCCTGGGAGCAGGGTTTTACCAGTGCTTTACTAAAAAACAGCATCTTTATCCAGAGGATCGACGGGAACGGGAATATCCTGTGGATGACTGGAAACATTATTCTTAATGAGGACAGTACTATAGCCTGGTCTCCAGTCGATCTGGCTCCTGACGGGTCGGGCGGAGTGCTCGTCTGCTGGACCGACGGTCGCGGTGGTGTGACCAATTCCCGGGACGTTTATGCACAGCGACTGGACTCCAGCGGCAACAAGCTCTGGGGAATGTATGGCGCTGAGGTATACGTGGGACCGAACGAACAGGACTACCCGCTGATAGTCTCTGATGGAGCCGGCGGAGCGGTGATCGTGTGGCGTGATGACAGTGGCGCGGGGGATCGAGATCTCCACGCGCAGCGTCTCAACGCATCCGGCGTCAGGCTCTGGTCACACAGCGGGATTCCGGTATGCACTGATCCGTCCGATCAGAATAGACACCAGGCCGTATCTGACGGGGATGGCGGCATCATCGTCACCTGGGACGATAACCGTTCCGCCAGCAGCGATATCTATGCCCAGAGAGTCGATTCGGATGGAATCGTGCAGTGGGCGCTCGATGGTATCCCCATATGCGTGAACATGGATCAACAGACCTTCCCCCGGATCGCTTCAGATGACGCGTACGGAGCAATCATCACCTGGCAGGAATCGACGGTCAATCTGTACGCGCAGAGGGTAGATGCCGCAGGCGACACACTCTGGGCGGCGAATGGGATCGTCGTATGCACTAATCCTTACGGAGCAAGATCCGACCCGCAGATCGCCAGGGACGGCAGCGGGGGCGCTGTCTTGTGCTGGTACGACTCGCGGACTCCCCGCGGGATATATGGCCAGCGGATCGATGCAACCGGCGACACTCTGTGGAGTGGCCCCGGAGTCCCGGTCTGCCTGGCCATCGCGACCCAGGAAGAACCCCGGATCGCCTCGGACGGCAGTGGGGGTGCCGCGATCGTGTGGAAGGAATCACTCAGACAGCAATACGACTATGGCGACGTCTACGCGCGTACGGTAGACCCAGGCGGCATCGTACAGGGTCCCTCTACCGGTGTCCCTATCTGCACAGCAGGTGGTCTGCAAAGGTTCATCCATATCACTACCGATGGTAGCGGTGGAGGCATCATCACATGGAGTGACTACCGCAACAGCGCAGAAACAGGGTCCGACATATACGCGGGCAGGGTGTATTTCAACGGCACAACGGACGCGGACACGCCGGATCTGCCGCAGGCGGGCTTCCTCTCGCAGAACTACCCCAACCCGTTCAATCCATCGACGACGATCGAGTTCGGGCTCGATAAGACTTCGCCCGTCAGCTTGAATGTCTACGATGTGGCGGGACGTCTTGTGCGGATCATCCTTGATGAGACCCTCCCCGCAGCTCATTACGCGGAAGTCTGGGACGGCAAGGACGGCAGCGGCAATGCGGTCGCAAGTGGAGTATATTTTTACCGACTTGAAACAGACACGATTACTCGGACGAGGAAAATGGTCCTGCTGCGATAAATCAGAGAACAGAAAGATGATCCTTCTGCGGTAATAGTCTGATAGCACATGTGACAACACCGTTGGGCTTGTCCAGGAATCTACCGCCGCATGCGGCGGTAAAAATCCTTGCAGTTGGTTCGTGTTAAGTCAGCATGGGGCAGTATTTGCGAACTGTATTCTGGCAGCCGTAAGTTGACCGTTACCTGTCATCGCAGCAGTACTATCTTGCGCGTCTGCGTAAAGTCTCCCGCGACGAGGCGATAGAAATATATCCCGCTCGATACCGGCTGCCCTCCACTGCCGGTGGCCGTCCAGTTTATCTCCTTGCGTCCCTCTGTCATCTGACGGTCCACGATTGTCGAGACAAGTTCTCCCTTCACGTTGTACACGCAGAGTCTCACGTACGTTGCGCCTGGCAGGTCGAACCTGATCGTCGTCGAGGGATTGAAGGGATTCGGGACGTTCTGATAGAGCATGAATCTACCCGGTCCTTCGTCTGCATCTTCCGCTTCGGCAGCTGTGATCACAGCCAGGGCATCATTGACAAGACGTGTGTGACTGTAGACCGCCGGATCGTCCTCCGGCAGATTTACAGGCACTTCCTTGGGCCCCGGTCCGGTCGTGTAGTAAGGATGCACCCAGCTCTGGATCACGACATGATCCAGCTCCACGCCGGTCGCGTTGACAGACTCGCTCCAGTCTATCGCCCCCTCGTAATAGGTCTGGTCGTCGTATGCGTCCGGTTCCCATAATTGGCTGTTCCACTGGATGTCTGTGATGATCACGCCGAACGCGATGCCCCGATCTTCCAGAAATGATTTAAGTTCCGCGAAGTCGGACGCGATGTCCGTGACGATCCCCCAGGAGTTATACTGATCGACCCGCGGACCGTTTACATCGAGGTGCAGGAACGGCAACGAAACGCCCCTGTCCTCCAGCGCGATGACCCAATCCTTCAACTGACCGACACTTACTTCCGGATAGAGTTCTATATGGCCGATGGGTATTTCAGGAAACCACGATTCCATCTGGAGGATGTAGGCGGCCACGTGATCTGCGATGATCTCCAGCGAATCGACAAGGCACGGTCTGGGATCCGTCTGGCCTGTATAGATGTAATAGTAGGCAGGGAGCCACTGCCTTATCGGTTCGTCCATGGCAAGATACCGGACGATGCCACCATTCGCCTCGACGTTTTGAATAACATTGATGGCCCCGTTGAGCGACAGGTTGAAAACGCTCTGGGCCGTCGAGCATTCGATCGGATCGGCGTTCACGACCGGCCCGGCAAAGAAGGATTCGATACCGATGCCGATACCCCAATGCCCCAGAATGGAGAAAGCATCGACATCCACAAGGTTATCGAGATAGTTCTCGCCACAGATCTGGGCGGGATTGAGCTGGCAGCCCCAGCCTCCGCTGCCGACCTGTGAGGTGGAGAACTTGAACACGTCGATCTTCTCTCTCGCCAGGTCCCACTTTTCTGGCGCTGTGAACATCTCCAGCATGTCCACGCTGGCTGTATTGGGAGAAAACCAGACGCGATCCTGCTCAAGCTGAGTCTGGGCGGAAATATCATCTACCGGTAATATCGTCCACAGAAGAATCGTCATATATATAGCCGCGGACTTCATGAAGTCTCTCTATTCCAGATACGTGTGTCTATTGCCTTACCATCTTTCATTATACCACAACGCTGATCGAGTTTGCAGGATCCA
This region includes:
- a CDS encoding T9SS type A sorting domain-containing protein; this encodes MASRRLITSVLLFVSIFVFTLSVSAAWVDNGVRITDGEEAELEPRITTDGAGGAYIAWEQGFTSALLKNSIFIQRIDGNGNILWMTGNIILNEDSTIAWSPVDLAPDGSGGVLVCWTDGRGGVTNSRDVYAQRLDSSGNKLWGMYGAEVYVGPNEQDYPLIVSDGAGGAVIVWRDDSGAGDRDLHAQRLNASGVRLWSHSGIPVCTDPSDQNRHQAVSDGDGGIIVTWDDNRSASSDIYAQRVDSDGIVQWALDGIPICVNMDQQTFPRIASDDAYGAIITWQESTVNLYAQRVDAAGDTLWAANGIVVCTNPYGARSDPQIARDGSGGAVLCWYDSRTPRGIYGQRIDATGDTLWSGPGVPVCLAIATQEEPRIASDGSGGAAIVWKESLRQQYDYGDVYARTVDPGGIVQGPSTGVPICTAGGLQRFIHITTDGSGGGIITWSDYRNSAETGSDIYAGRVYFNGTTDADTPDLPQAGFLSQNYPNPFNPSTTIEFGLDKTSPVSLNVYDVAGRLVRIILDETLPAAHYAEVWDGKDGSGNAVASGVYFYRLETDTITRTRKMVLLR
- a CDS encoding T9SS type A sorting domain-containing protein; the protein is MKSAAIYMTILLWTILPVDDISAQTQLEQDRVWFSPNTASVDMLEMFTAPEKWDLAREKIDVFKFSTSQVGSGGWGCQLNPAQICGENYLDNLVDVDAFSILGHWGIGIGIESFFAGPVVNADPIECSTAQSVFNLSLNGAINVIQNVEANGGIVRYLAMDEPIRQWLPAYYYIYTGQTDPRPCLVDSLEIIADHVAAYILQMESWFPEIPIGHIELYPEVSVGQLKDWVIALEDRGVSLPFLHLDVNGPRVDQYNSWGIVTDIASDFAELKSFLEDRGIAFGVIITDIQWNSQLWEPDAYDDQTYYEGAIDWSESVNATGVELDHVVIQSWVHPYYTTGPGPKEVPVNLPEDDPAVYSHTRLVNDALAVITAAEAEDADEGPGRFMLYQNVPNPFNPSTTIRFDLPGATYVRLCVYNVKGELVSTIVDRQMTEGRKEINWTATGSGGQPVSSGIYFYRLVAGDFTQTRKIVLLR